A window of Komagataeibacter medellinensis NBRC 3288 contains these coding sequences:
- the metK gene encoding methionine adenosyltransferase, which yields MRNKGDFLFTSESVSEGHPDKVADRISDTVLDAFLTADGESRVACETMVTTNRIILAGEVRGPASVTPELLIEGARDAVKDIGYDQAGFSWRNAEVEYHLHAQSADIAVGVDSAGEKDEGAGDQGIMFGFATRETESLMPAPLFYAHDILHRVRDLRKAGDPRAAALQPDAKSQVTLRYVDGKPVGATSVVISTQHVEGASQATIREELGSIVRDVLPEGWMPPESEFYVNPTGIFVIGGPDGDCGLTGRKIIVDTYGGAAPHGGGAFSGKDPTKVDRSAAYACRYLAKNVVAAGLADRCTLQVSYAIGVSHPLSVYVDLDGTGKDVDEEKLGRVLREVMDLSPRGIRKHLRLNRPIYTQTSAYGHFGRTPDAAKDDFTWEQTDLVDALRGAFNR from the coding sequence ATGCGTAATAAAGGCGATTTTCTGTTTACATCGGAATCCGTATCCGAAGGGCATCCTGACAAGGTCGCCGACCGGATCAGTGATACCGTTCTGGATGCATTCCTGACGGCAGACGGTGAATCGCGCGTTGCGTGCGAAACGATGGTCACCACCAATCGCATCATCCTGGCGGGTGAAGTCCGTGGGCCGGCCTCTGTCACTCCCGAACTGCTGATCGAAGGCGCGCGTGATGCGGTGAAGGATATCGGCTACGATCAGGCCGGTTTCTCATGGCGCAATGCCGAGGTGGAATACCATCTCCACGCGCAGTCCGCCGATATCGCCGTGGGCGTTGACAGCGCGGGCGAGAAGGACGAAGGCGCAGGCGACCAGGGCATCATGTTCGGTTTCGCCACGCGTGAGACCGAAAGCCTGATGCCGGCGCCGCTGTTCTATGCGCATGACATTCTCCATCGCGTGCGTGACCTGCGTAAGGCGGGCGACCCGCGTGCGGCAGCACTGCAGCCTGACGCCAAGAGCCAGGTCACCCTGCGCTATGTCGATGGCAAGCCGGTGGGTGCCACCTCTGTCGTGATCTCCACCCAGCACGTTGAAGGGGCCAGCCAGGCCACCATCCGTGAGGAGCTGGGCAGCATCGTGCGTGATGTCCTGCCCGAGGGCTGGATGCCGCCGGAGAGCGAGTTCTACGTCAACCCCACCGGCATCTTCGTCATTGGCGGGCCGGATGGTGACTGCGGCCTGACCGGGCGCAAGATCATTGTGGACACCTATGGTGGCGCGGCCCCGCATGGTGGCGGCGCGTTCTCGGGCAAGGACCCGACGAAGGTTGACCGCTCGGCCGCCTATGCCTGCCGCTACCTGGCCAAGAATGTCGTGGCTGCCGGCCTTGCCGATCGCTGCACCTTGCAGGTTTCCTACGCTATTGGCGTGTCGCACCCACTTTCGGTCTATGTTGACCTGGACGGCACCGGCAAGGATGTGGACGAGGAAAAGCTGGGTCGCGTGTTGCGTGAGGTCATGGACCTCAGCCCGCGCGGCATCCGCAAGCACCTGCGCCTCAACCGCCCGATCTACACCCAGACCTCCGCTTACGGTCACTTTGGCCGTACGCCGGATGCGGCGAAGGACGATTTCACATGGGAGCAGACCGATCTGGTCGATGCCCTGCGTGGTGCCTTCAACCGCTAA
- a CDS encoding sugar porter family MFS transporter: protein MNTQIPTAQPDQQTEPLPDLSQIDISPNARKTLWLAAIVAAICGGLYGYDTGIVSGALLLITHDFQLSSFLQEMVASAILAGAVIGSLLTGWMSEHYGRRKSIMIVTAIFVLGALACAFSPDVYTLIASRVFLGLAVGGSTQVVPMYISELAPAHKRGHMVTMFNIAIGIGIFAANIIGFAARDAWGWRPMVAIAAIPAAVVFISMFFLPKSPRWAAEHESFDSALEQLQRIRTSERDIRREMRRIHANANEETDPRDIGWRGIRQPWVRPALIAALGVAFFTQAGGLEMMIYYAPTFLSDAGFGSSSALMASIGISIIYLVMTILGSNIVDRIGRRRLVLVMGPGSVLSLIGLGIMFLVHPAPDSVGSWLIIAFMLLFMVFNAGGIQVVGWLLGAEMFPLSMRGNATSLHSAMLWGSDLLVTSTALTLVTKITLGGTMWFYAGVNLLSVLFVYFMVPETRGASLEDIEEALREGRFRPTRGNTAILEEEE from the coding sequence ATGAACACCCAGATACCCACCGCCCAGCCAGACCAGCAGACCGAGCCACTACCCGATCTGTCACAGATCGACATTTCTCCCAACGCGCGCAAGACCCTGTGGCTCGCAGCCATCGTGGCCGCCATCTGTGGCGGCCTCTATGGTTACGATACCGGCATCGTCTCGGGCGCGCTGCTGCTGATCACGCATGATTTCCAGCTGAGCAGTTTCCTGCAGGAAATGGTGGCCTCCGCCATTCTGGCGGGCGCGGTCATCGGCTCACTGCTGACGGGGTGGATGTCGGAACATTACGGTCGGCGCAAATCCATCATGATCGTGACCGCGATCTTCGTGCTGGGTGCGCTGGCGTGTGCCTTCTCGCCCGATGTCTATACGCTCATCGCCTCACGCGTGTTTCTTGGCCTGGCTGTTGGTGGTTCCACGCAGGTGGTGCCGATGTACATTTCCGAACTGGCACCTGCCCACAAGCGCGGGCACATGGTGACCATGTTCAACATCGCCATCGGCATTGGCATATTCGCCGCCAACATCATCGGCTTTGCCGCGCGCGATGCATGGGGCTGGCGGCCGATGGTGGCGATTGCGGCCATTCCGGCGGCGGTGGTGTTCATCTCCATGTTCTTCCTGCCCAAAAGCCCACGCTGGGCGGCGGAACATGAAAGCTTTGATTCCGCACTGGAGCAGTTGCAGCGCATCCGCACATCCGAACGCGACATCCGCCGTGAGATGCGCCGCATCCACGCCAATGCGAATGAGGAAACCGACCCGCGCGACATCGGCTGGCGCGGCATCCGCCAGCCCTGGGTACGCCCGGCCCTGATCGCGGCCCTTGGCGTTGCCTTCTTCACGCAGGCGGGCGGCCTTGAGATGATGATCTATTACGCACCGACCTTCCTGTCTGATGCAGGTTTTGGCAGTTCCTCCGCCCTTATGGCCAGCATCGGCATCTCGATCATCTATCTGGTCATGACCATTCTGGGCTCGAACATCGTTGACCGGATTGGCCGCCGCCGTCTGGTGCTGGTCATGGGGCCGGGCAGCGTGCTCAGTCTGATCGGGCTTGGCATCATGTTCCTTGTACATCCGGCACCGGACAGTGTGGGCAGTTGGCTGATCATTGCCTTCATGCTGCTGTTCATGGTGTTCAACGCCGGTGGTATCCAGGTCGTGGGCTGGTTACTGGGGGCCGAAATGTTCCCGCTTTCCATGCGCGGCAATGCCACAAGCCTGCATTCCGCCATGCTGTGGGGCAGTGACCTGCTGGTAACCAGCACGGCACTGACACTGGTGACCAAGATCACGCTGGGCGGGACCATGTGGTTCTATGCCGGTGTGAACCTGCTTTCGGTCCTGTTCGTATATTTCATGGTGCCTGAGACGCGCGGCGCATCGCTTGAGGATATTGAAGAGGCACTGCGTGAAGGCCGCTTCCGCCCTACGCGCGGCAATACCGCCATTTTGGAAGAAGAAGAGTAA
- a CDS encoding S9 family peptidase → MTQSGGSDRPGPVTAPYGTWNSPVSAELVAGKTVSLSDVRVDGRDVYWVEGRPTEAGRRVLVRARAGHVADMTPAPFDVGTRVHEYGGGAYAVCRGRIVFSNRRDGSVWLMEGGQSRCLCTGAGLRYADLTFSPDGRFVFCVREDHRAQDEEAAAAIVVLDCMDTSDPAFNTGTPLVMGPDFLSSPRPSPDGRYLAWIEWDHPAMPWDSTRLRAASLLQEGDDPPRLAAPWSVAGEDGQPESVIEPCWDRDGHLLALSDRSGWWNLYRFDTTGAAPVALAPMQAEIGQPHWVFGLRSYVPLDDGSILAMVISEGEPRMVSIRDGAVTPLALGHPSACPLPVAGGGFAWLDAPPDDAAAVVCGQPGQAVHVLRRAATLPLATDDIARATTVRFPLPGKEGTGHAFFYAPASARYRGEAGEKPPLVVMAHGGPTGRASTAFSFKVQWWTSRGFAVVDVNYGGSTGFGRAYRQRLEGQWGGVDVDDCVAACHYLADAGWVDPARIVIRGSSAGGLTVLLALARSDLFAAGTSLYGVTDLRALACDTHKFESRYLDTLVGPYPADEATYLARSPITQVADIRVPVLFLQGLDDKVVPPAQAESMVAALRAQGVPCALYEFAGEGHGFRQETTIRQAWELELAFYQQVFGLPVSSIPKVELKADAPVV, encoded by the coding sequence ATGACCCAGTCCGGCGGCAGCGACAGGCCCGGCCCCGTAACAGCCCCCTATGGCACCTGGAACTCGCCCGTCAGCGCGGAACTGGTGGCGGGAAAGACGGTCTCCCTGTCCGATGTACGGGTGGACGGGCGTGATGTGTACTGGGTGGAAGGCCGCCCGACCGAAGCGGGGCGCCGCGTGCTGGTCCGCGCCCGCGCGGGCCATGTGGCGGACATGACCCCTGCCCCCTTTGATGTCGGCACCCGCGTGCATGAGTACGGCGGTGGCGCCTATGCCGTGTGCCGGGGGCGCATCGTGTTCAGCAACCGGCGCGATGGCAGCGTGTGGCTGATGGAAGGCGGGCAGTCGCGCTGCCTGTGCACGGGTGCGGGCCTGCGTTATGCCGACCTGACCTTCAGCCCTGACGGGCGCTTCGTCTTCTGCGTGCGTGAAGATCATCGCGCGCAGGACGAGGAAGCGGCTGCCGCCATTGTCGTGCTGGACTGCATGGATACCAGTGACCCGGCCTTCAACACCGGCACGCCACTGGTGATGGGACCGGATTTCCTGTCCTCTCCCCGCCCCTCGCCCGATGGGCGGTACCTGGCGTGGATCGAATGGGACCATCCGGCCATGCCGTGGGACAGCACGCGCCTGCGCGCGGCCTCCCTGCTGCAGGAAGGTGATGACCCGCCCCGCCTTGCCGCACCGTGGAGTGTTGCCGGGGAGGACGGGCAGCCGGAATCCGTGATCGAACCCTGCTGGGACCGCGATGGACACCTGCTTGCCTTGTCGGATCGCAGCGGGTGGTGGAACCTCTACCGCTTTGATACGACCGGTGCGGCCCCGGTGGCGCTGGCCCCCATGCAGGCCGAGATCGGCCAGCCGCACTGGGTGTTTGGCCTGCGCAGCTATGTGCCGCTTGATGACGGCAGCATCCTCGCCATGGTCATCAGCGAGGGCGAACCCCGCATGGTGTCCATCCGTGATGGTGCGGTAACACCATTGGCGCTGGGCCATCCGTCAGCCTGCCCGCTTCCGGTTGCAGGGGGTGGGTTCGCATGGCTCGATGCACCGCCCGATGATGCAGCGGCGGTGGTCTGTGGCCAGCCGGGGCAGGCGGTCCATGTGTTGCGCCGTGCGGCTACGCTCCCCCTTGCAACAGATGATATTGCCCGCGCCACGACGGTTCGCTTCCCCCTGCCGGGCAAGGAAGGGACAGGACACGCCTTTTTTTATGCCCCGGCCAGCGCCCGCTATCGTGGGGAAGCGGGTGAGAAGCCACCGCTGGTTGTCATGGCCCATGGTGGCCCCACCGGGCGGGCCAGCACGGCGTTTTCGTTCAAGGTGCAATGGTGGACTTCGCGCGGGTTCGCGGTGGTTGATGTCAATTACGGGGGGTCCACCGGCTTTGGCCGCGCCTATCGTCAGCGGCTGGAGGGCCAGTGGGGGGGGGTGGATGTGGATGACTGCGTTGCCGCCTGCCACTATCTGGCCGATGCGGGGTGGGTGGACCCAGCCCGCATCGTCATACGCGGTAGCAGTGCGGGCGGGCTTACGGTGCTTTTGGCCCTTGCGCGTTCGGACCTGTTTGCCGCAGGCACCAGCCTGTATGGTGTGACCGACCTGCGGGCACTGGCGTGCGATACCCACAAGTTTGAATCCCGCTATCTTGATACGCTGGTCGGCCCCTACCCTGCCGATGAAGCTACCTATCTGGCCCGTTCCCCCATTACGCAGGTGGCGGATATCAGGGTACCAGTCCTGTTCCTGCAAGGTCTGGATGACAAAGTGGTGCCGCCCGCACAGGCGGAGTCCATGGTGGCGGCCCTGCGGGCGCAGGGTGTGCCTTGCGCGCTGTATGAATTTGCGGGCGAGGGCCATGGATTCAGGCAGGAAACGACCATCCGGCAGGCGTGGGAACTGGAACTGGCCTTTTACCAGCAGGTGTTCGGGCTGCCTGTCTCTTCCATTCCCAAAGTTGAACTGAAGGCGGATGCGCCTGTGGTGTGA
- a CDS encoding DedA family protein encodes MTGNPLLQHLEHLFQHYGYGVIGVTIMLESMGIPLPAETLLISASIYCAATHKMNITWVATAAIIGAIMGDNLGYLIGRWLGYPLLERLGGRVGLTPTRLQAGRFLFRRYGGIIVCLGRFIAILRVFVALLAGANHMPWLRFLVCNAVGGAVWAGGYAYAAYYLGHKITRISGPVGITLAACSAVVAVGVVIFLRRQEHRLTAEVEAAARREMEQSQQEGET; translated from the coding sequence ATGACAGGTAATCCGCTGCTCCAGCATCTTGAACATCTTTTCCAGCATTACGGCTACGGGGTGATTGGCGTCACCATTATGCTGGAAAGCATGGGAATTCCGCTTCCGGCGGAGACCCTTCTCATCTCCGCCTCCATCTACTGCGCCGCCACCCACAAGATGAACATCACATGGGTGGCAACGGCGGCCATCATCGGGGCGATCATGGGGGATAACCTTGGCTACCTGATCGGCCGGTGGCTGGGCTACCCCCTGCTTGAGCGCTTGGGGGGCAGGGTAGGTCTTACGCCCACCCGCCTGCAAGCCGGGCGCTTCCTGTTCAGGCGGTATGGCGGAATTATCGTGTGCCTTGGGCGGTTCATCGCCATACTGCGCGTGTTCGTGGCGCTGCTGGCGGGTGCGAACCACATGCCGTGGCTCCGCTTTCTCGTGTGCAATGCAGTGGGGGGGGCGGTGTGGGCGGGCGGATATGCCTATGCGGCCTATTATCTGGGTCACAAAATAACGCGTATTTCCGGGCCGGTGGGCATAACACTGGCGGCCTGTAGCGCGGTGGTGGCAGTCGGTGTTGTGATTTTCCTGCGCAGGCAGGAACACCGCCTGACCGCCGAGGTGGAAGCCGCTGCCCGGCGCGAGATGGAACAGTCACAGCAGGAGGGTGAGACATGA
- a CDS encoding SDR family oxidoreductase, which translates to MTRHWSLKQAPRMDGRLALVTGATGGLGYETALGLASRGATVMLAGRNPEKGMAALVRLQGDVPGAKASFRLLDVASLSSIATFAHELAQETDRLDVLVNNAGVMGTPRRLETCDGFELQFGTNFLGPFALTARLRPLLCAAPQGGRVVTVASLAALDGQIVFDDLQARRRYAPFRAYRQSKLADLILALELDRQARTHNWNLHSIAAHPGWAMTDISTSRLSTKQGLQEKLTRLGAVWAFKLMGQSAAHGALPIEFAAMAPEARDGGYYGPDGRGERRGHVSEAFIPPAARDLGIARRLWQVAERLTGTSLS; encoded by the coding sequence ATGACCAGACACTGGAGCCTGAAACAGGCACCCCGCATGGATGGCCGTCTGGCCCTGGTAACGGGGGCCACGGGCGGACTGGGTTACGAGACAGCACTTGGTCTGGCCAGCCGTGGGGCTACCGTCATGCTGGCAGGCCGCAACCCTGAAAAGGGCATGGCCGCATTGGTACGCCTGCAGGGTGACGTACCGGGAGCCAAGGCCTCCTTCCGCCTGCTGGATGTGGCCAGTCTGTCTTCCATTGCCACCTTTGCCCACGAACTGGCGCAGGAAACCGACAGGCTGGATGTGCTGGTCAACAATGCAGGCGTGATGGGCACGCCGCGCCGACTGGAAACGTGCGACGGGTTTGAACTCCAGTTCGGCACCAATTTCCTTGGACCCTTCGCGCTCACGGCCCGGTTGCGTCCATTGCTGTGCGCCGCACCGCAGGGGGGGCGGGTGGTCACGGTGGCCAGCCTTGCCGCCCTTGACGGGCAGATCGTGTTTGATGACCTGCAGGCCCGCAGGCGCTACGCCCCGTTCCGCGCGTACCGACAGAGCAAGCTGGCCGACCTGATTCTGGCGCTGGAACTGGACCGACAGGCCCGCACCCATAACTGGAACCTGCATTCCATTGCCGCCCATCCAGGCTGGGCCATGACGGATATTTCCACCAGCCGCCTGTCCACAAAACAGGGATTGCAGGAAAAGCTGACCCGTCTTGGCGCGGTCTGGGCGTTTAAGCTGATGGGCCAGTCCGCCGCCCATGGCGCACTACCGATCGAATTTGCTGCTATGGCACCGGAGGCCCGCGATGGCGGCTATTACGGTCCTGACGGGCGCGGTGAACGGCGGGGACATGTGAGCGAGGCGTTCATTCCCCCTGCCGCGCGCGATCTGGGCATAGCCCGGCGCTTGTGGCAGGTGGCCGAGCGGCTGACCGGCACATCGCTATCGTAA
- the rfaE1 gene encoding D-glycero-beta-D-manno-heptose-7-phosphate kinase: MIDNMQFGTIAVLGDVMLDRYISGTVSRISPEAPIPVVLHEKLTTVAGGAANVATNAAALGARVLLTGLVGADEFAPELIRTLRRWEHISTDGLVTDAGRPTITKTRVMSGRQQIVRIDNEDTTPLNPAITAQLVEQAHAAIDRADIVVCSDYGKGVLNDVVLAAIFARAHACGIPVIVDPKRSSFAAYRGADLITPNRHELARATGLPLDTDAQVVAAAQVASAQFGGNVLVTRSDEGMTLWQTDGTVTHVRAKAAEVFDVSGAGDTVVATLATILSAGQPVETAVTIAGTAASISVGKLGTATVSRAELGRALMRDTQDSGKLVTLAQAAAITSDWRHHGMRVVFTNGCFDLLHPGHISLLQAAAATGDKLIVALNTDHSVKRLKGESRPIQDEQARAAVIGALRVVDLVVLFDEDTPLEAIRTIMPDILVKGADYREDQVVGGDIVKAGGGRVVLVDIVSGRSTTALVKAAARP; the protein is encoded by the coding sequence ATGATTGACAACATGCAGTTCGGGACCATCGCCGTGCTTGGCGATGTGATGCTGGACCGGTACATTTCCGGCACTGTCAGCCGCATTTCGCCCGAAGCGCCCATTCCCGTCGTGCTGCACGAAAAGCTCACCACCGTTGCGGGCGGTGCCGCCAATGTCGCGACAAATGCCGCAGCGCTAGGTGCACGGGTCCTGCTGACGGGCCTTGTGGGGGCGGACGAATTCGCACCTGAACTGATCCGCACACTCCGGCGCTGGGAACACATCAGCACCGACGGGCTGGTTACGGATGCAGGCCGCCCCACCATTACCAAGACCCGTGTGATGAGCGGCCGCCAGCAGATCGTGCGGATTGATAACGAGGACACCACACCACTCAACCCGGCCATTACAGCGCAGCTTGTAGAACAGGCCCATGCCGCCATTGACCGGGCCGATATCGTGGTCTGCTCAGATTATGGCAAGGGCGTGCTGAATGATGTTGTGCTGGCAGCGATCTTCGCGCGCGCCCATGCCTGCGGCATTCCGGTCATTGTCGATCCCAAGCGCAGTTCCTTCGCGGCCTATCGTGGCGCGGACCTGATCACCCCCAACCGCCATGAGTTGGCGCGCGCCACCGGCTTGCCGCTGGATACGGATGCGCAGGTAGTGGCTGCGGCACAGGTCGCCAGCGCCCAGTTTGGCGGCAACGTGCTCGTGACCCGATCAGATGAAGGCATGACACTATGGCAGACGGACGGAACCGTGACCCACGTTCGCGCCAAGGCTGCCGAAGTATTTGACGTATCGGGAGCAGGGGATACCGTGGTGGCAACGCTGGCCACTATTCTATCGGCTGGCCAGCCGGTCGAGACGGCAGTGACCATTGCGGGCACAGCGGCCTCGATCTCGGTGGGCAAACTGGGCACGGCCACGGTCTCACGCGCGGAACTGGGCCGGGCGCTGATGCGCGATACACAGGATTCTGGAAAGCTGGTTACACTGGCGCAGGCTGCCGCCATTACCAGTGACTGGCGGCATCATGGCATGCGGGTCGTGTTTACCAATGGCTGTTTCGACCTGCTGCATCCGGGACATATCTCCCTGCTACAGGCAGCGGCGGCAACGGGGGACAAACTGATTGTCGCCCTGAACACGGACCATTCCGTCAAGCGCCTGAAAGGCGAAAGCCGCCCCATTCAGGATGAACAGGCACGCGCCGCGGTAATCGGCGCACTACGCGTGGTTGATCTGGTAGTACTGTTTGATGAGGACACGCCACTGGAAGCCATCCGCACCATCATGCCCGATATTCTGGTCAAGGGTGCTGATTACCGCGAAGATCAGGTGGTGGGCGGCGATATCGTCAAAGCTGGTGGCGGGCGCGTGGTGCTGGTTGATATCGTATCGGGCCGATCCACTACCGCTCTTGTCAAGGCTGCTGCCCGCCCCTGA
- a CDS encoding protein adenylyltransferase SelO, which produces MPFSNHYHPATHHSKLGTEFYDVVQAARFPTHILRYRNDDVSPRIGLDTLDNEEWVRHFGHFDPLPGSLPQPLALRYHGHQFRAYNPDLGDGRGFLFAQLMDAVDGRLLDIGTKGSGTTPWSRGGDGRLTLKGGVREILASEQLEALGVRTSRTLSIIETGENLHRGDEPSPTRSCVLARLSHSHIRIGTFQRLVALQDTASLKDLVTYVIETYYPHLAHEADPAAALYDAATTRIAEMTAQWMAAGFVHGVLNTDNINLTGESFDYGPWRFVPTFNPTFTAAYFDHSGLYAYGRQPEAMMWNVARLGECLISLSSLENIQSIFDDFWDRYERFLDISVILRLGLKEISRKSSRSLRTDLFSFMEESQIGFEFPFFDWYGGIKSQKRALSGPRANFYAQDSFRTLQDWIMQHEPAPGIALSHPYFQGAGPHMMPVETVENLWQPIATADDWSALHDAMRQIASMKSALTPALRPDTATP; this is translated from the coding sequence ATGCCCTTTTCAAACCACTACCATCCCGCTACCCATCACAGCAAGCTAGGCACTGAATTCTATGACGTGGTGCAGGCTGCCCGTTTCCCCACCCACATTCTGCGCTACCGTAATGATGACGTTTCACCGCGCATCGGCCTCGACACGCTTGATAATGAAGAATGGGTCCGTCACTTCGGTCATTTCGACCCGCTGCCCGGCTCACTGCCCCAGCCGCTGGCGCTGCGCTACCATGGCCACCAGTTCCGGGCTTACAATCCCGATCTGGGGGATGGGCGCGGCTTCCTGTTCGCGCAGCTCATGGACGCAGTGGATGGCCGCCTGCTCGATATTGGCACCAAGGGCAGCGGCACTACGCCGTGGTCACGCGGTGGGGACGGGCGGCTGACGCTAAAGGGCGGCGTACGCGAGATCCTGGCCAGCGAGCAGTTGGAGGCGCTAGGGGTGCGTACCTCACGCACACTGAGCATAATCGAGACGGGGGAAAACCTGCACCGTGGTGATGAGCCTTCACCCACGCGCTCTTGCGTGCTGGCGCGGCTGAGTCATTCGCACATCCGCATCGGCACGTTCCAGCGCCTGGTGGCCCTTCAGGACACGGCCAGCCTGAAGGATCTGGTGACTTACGTGATCGAGACCTATTACCCCCATCTGGCCCATGAGGCCGATCCCGCCGCAGCCCTGTATGATGCCGCCACCACCCGTATTGCTGAAATGACGGCACAATGGATGGCGGCGGGATTCGTGCACGGGGTACTCAACACCGATAACATCAACTTGACCGGCGAAAGTTTCGATTACGGACCGTGGCGCTTCGTGCCTACATTCAATCCCACCTTCACCGCTGCGTATTTCGACCATTCCGGCCTGTACGCCTATGGCCGCCAGCCCGAGGCGATGATGTGGAATGTGGCCCGGTTGGGGGAGTGCCTGATCTCCCTTTCCTCCCTTGAGAATATCCAAAGTATATTTGATGATTTTTGGGATCGTTATGAACGTTTTCTTGATATTTCAGTGATCTTGCGCCTTGGCCTGAAAGAGATTTCAAGAAAATCTTCACGCAGCCTGCGCACTGATCTGTTTTCTTTCATGGAGGAAAGCCAGATTGGGTTTGAATTTCCGTTTTTTGACTGGTATGGTGGGATCAAGAGCCAGAAACGTGCTCTGTCAGGACCGCGTGCCAACTTCTATGCGCAGGACAGCTTCAGAACTTTGCAGGACTGGATCATGCAACATGAACCAGCGCCCGGCATTGCCCTGTCGCATCCGTATTTTCAGGGTGCAGGGCCACATATGATGCCGGTGGAAACGGTGGAAAACCTCTGGCAGCCCATCGCTACGGCGGATGACTGGTCCGCCCTGCACGATGCCATGCGCCAGATCGCCAGCATGAAGTCGGCCCTGACCCCGGCCCTGCGGCCCGACACCGCCACGCCGTAG
- the trmB gene encoding tRNA (guanine(46)-N(7))-methyltransferase TrmB, protein MTASVDVKASPERLYGRQRGHPLRPRQQRLLDQTLPRMRFPEAAIADPASAFGHAPKQIWLEVGFGGGEHSLAQNAANPDVGYIACEVFENGLCSLLSRVVPDDEEATAPVPDMLRIWDEDARILLRGLPDASIDRLFLMFPDPWPKSRHAKRRFVHPETVKMAARILRPGATWRVASDDPTYQAWVEEVMSAQDLFETAPPATVRPEGWPPTRYEAKAFAAGRKPLYWTFTRR, encoded by the coding sequence ATGACCGCCTCCGTGGATGTAAAGGCATCGCCAGAACGGCTTTACGGGCGCCAGCGCGGCCATCCGCTGCGCCCCCGCCAGCAGCGGCTTCTGGACCAGACCCTGCCGCGCATGCGTTTCCCCGAGGCGGCGATAGCGGACCCGGCTTCAGCCTTTGGCCATGCGCCAAAGCAGATCTGGCTGGAAGTGGGTTTTGGCGGGGGCGAGCATTCGCTGGCCCAGAACGCAGCCAACCCCGATGTGGGCTATATTGCGTGTGAGGTGTTCGAGAACGGCCTGTGTTCCCTGCTGTCGCGTGTCGTGCCTGATGATGAGGAAGCAACGGCGCCCGTGCCCGACATGCTGCGGATCTGGGATGAAGATGCGCGTATCCTGCTGCGCGGCCTGCCCGATGCCTCGATCGACCGGCTGTTCCTCATGTTCCCCGATCCGTGGCCCAAGTCGCGCCATGCCAAGCGTCGCTTCGTCCACCCCGAGACGGTAAAGATGGCCGCCCGCATCCTGCGCCCTGGTGCGACCTGGCGCGTGGCAAGTGATGATCCCACCTATCAGGCATGGGTGGAGGAAGTGATGAGTGCGCAGGACCTGTTCGAGACGGCACCGCCCGCTACCGTCCGCCCCGAAGGCTGGCCGCCGACCCGCTATGAGGCAAAAGCTTTTGCTGCCGGTCGCAAGCCGCTGTACTGGACCTTCACCCGCCGTTGA